The Erigeron canadensis isolate Cc75 chromosome 4, C_canadensis_v1, whole genome shotgun sequence genome window below encodes:
- the LOC122597695 gene encoding uncharacterized protein LOC122597695 has product MDPKTGKFKRYQEAARKDVERAFGVLQGCWAILKHNALPFSVNKIKRIMYACVILHNMIVQDNGNAISDFEEDYLSNPTNVPTRTWDERVATQMRAFGELRDRRTHHRLRNALVEYVWNLPENYRQR; this is encoded by the coding sequence ATGGATCCAAAGACTGGAAAGTTCAAGCGCTATCAAGaggctgcaagaaaggatgtcgAACGAGCTTTCGGGGTGCTTCAAGGTTGTTGGGCAATCCTTAAACATAATGCCCTCCCGTTTTCGGTGAACAAAATAAAACGTATTATGTATGCTTGTGTTATTCTACATAACATGATTGTTCAAGACAACGGTAACGCAATATCCGACTTTGAGGAAGATTATTTGTCCAATCCAACTAATGTGCCAACACGTACGTGGGATGAAAGGGTTGCAACGCAAATGCGGGCCTTCGGGGAGTTACGTGATAGAAGGACGCACCATCGACTTCGCAATGCTCTAGTGGAATATGTTTGGAACCTCCCGGAAAATTACCGTCAACGTTGA
- the LOC122597693 gene encoding uncharacterized protein LOC122597693 yields MFRSALKGDAREWLKSVTKGSIVSFDDLKEKFRARFSQQKKHKKIHVAAHGIRQRETESCRSFIDRFTTETEDIVDLAESQRISGLIHGLRHKPLVEFLYRDLPNTYEQVQKRTHVFLDAREIASKGDNSPPHDKDTSAKRGKWGNDREKHKYSPYQKEDRGFHKTILPELNKTPKEILLTESVAKSFSTPPRLNPRSRRDTSKYCEFHQDYGHDTNTCWQLKKAIEEAISEGKLAHLVKSVRQQNPKKEDEQGEKKKGLEKTIYAILKKKPVEKRPLPKMYRGDVGNISFPSTYKVFRDPLVITALLEISKVKEIMVDTRSECNVLYEEAFWKLHPVSRMNLKRTDASVQGYSGETGNPMGKLSVKMTIGEGRWKRTEKISFLVVNGTSPFQAILGRPGIQKFEMIPSVIHGMIKYQSNRGIGTLVTKNKKLSEEGQDGPHYLTWSEGPYLGRMDGY; encoded by the coding sequence ATGTTTAGGTCTGCTCTCAAAGGGGATGCCAGAGAATGGTTAAAGAGCGTAACAAAAGGGTCAATTGTTAGCTTTGACGACCTCAAGGAAAAGTTCAGAGCCCGATTCAGTCAGCAGAAGAAACACAAGAAAATCCACGTGGCAGCCCACGGGATAAGACAAAGAGAGACAGAAAGCTGTAGATCGTTCATCGACAGGTTTACCACGGAGACAGAGGATATAGTAGACCTCGCTGAGTCCCAAAGGATATCAGGACTAATTCATGGCCTTCGACACAAACCGTTGGTAGAGTTCCTATATAGGGATCTTCCAAATACTTATGAGCAAGTCCAAAAAAGAACGCATGTATTCTTGGATGCGAGAGAAATAGCTTCTAAAGGGGACAATAGTCCCCCACATGACAAAGACACTTCGGCAAAAAGGGGAAAATGGGGAAATGATAgagaaaaacataaatatagcCCATACCAAAAGGAAGATAGGGGGTTCCACAAGACTATTCTACCAGAACTGAATAAAACCCCAAAAGAAATCCTGCTCACCGAAAGCGTAGCAAAGAGTTTCTCCACACCACCCCGATTGAACCCAAGGAGCAGAAGAGACACTTCCAAATATTGTGAGTTCCACCAGGATTACGGTCATGATACTAACACCTGCTGGCAGCTAAAGAAGGCCATAGAAGAAGCTATTAGTGAAGGAAAGCTGGCACACCTGGTTAAAAGTGTGAGGCAGCAAAACCCCAAAAAAGAGGATGAAcaaggagaaaagaaaaaaggccTAGAAAAAACTATCTATGCTATCTTGAAGAAAAAACCTGTGGAAAAGCGCCCACTCCCAAAGATGTACCGGGGCGATGTAGGCAATATTTCATTTCCTTCAACATACAAGGTCTTCCGTGACCCACTGGTAATCACTGCCCTTTtggaaatatcaaaagttaagGAGATAATGGTAGACACAAGGAGTGAATGTAATGTGCTGTACGAAGAAGCATTCTGGAAGTTACACCCTGTGTCACGAATGAACCTCAAGAGGACAGACGCTTCGGTACAAGGGTATTCCGGAGAAACAGGTAACCCCATGGGAAAGCTATCGGTTAAGATGACTATTGGAGAGGGAAGGTGGAAGCGAACTGAGAAAATTAGTTTTCTGGTAGTCAATGGAACTTCCCCATTCCAGGCGATCCTAGGAAGACCCGGGatacaaaagtttgaaatgatcCCATCCGTCATCCACGGCATGATCAAGTACCAATCGAATAGAGGCATCGGAACCTTAGTAACAAAGAACAAAAAGCTATCTGAAGAAGGCCAGGATGGACCACATTACCTGACATGGAGCGAAGGACCTTACCTAGGCCGCATGGATGGATACTAA
- the LOC122595785 gene encoding probable polygalacturonase At3g15720 — MQVQLIILLVGMLSTTLASTSLSRISLVSTTIFDVTKFGAKGDGKSDDSQAFVKAWKAACQAQRIGRSIIVIPARKTFLLKPVSFSGPCKPSRVFVQVSGNIVGPAKKSDWSGYHLDSWLSFSMVNGLTVSGNGRIDGQGPMWWKNACVGNPPPGTTCHAPVALMFKRCNNLRLNGLTHINSPRVHITVTTCKGVILSNLHIIAPETSPNTDGINIASSTNVNIRDSIIGTGDDCIAISGGSSNIKISGIMCGPGHGISIGALGKGGVDVVENIQVQNCTMTKTLAGVRIKSWQGGRGYARKISFKAIKFDAVYNPIMIDQYYCPTQKDCITSTSAVKISDISFIGIAGTSQMDNVVNLSCSKSVACTNIVMDSVYISSSVTPKRKVFGTCINAHGRVSHVKPSINCLKP, encoded by the exons ATGCAGGTTCAGTTGATCATCTTGCTAGTAGGCATGTTGTCCACTACTTTGGCTTCAACTAGTCTCTCTAGAATTAGTCTTGTGTCGACCACCATCTTCGATGTGACAAAATTTGGAGCTAAGGGAGATGGGAAGTCCGACGACTCCCAG gcatTTGTGAAGGCATGGAAGGCAGCATGCCAAGCGCAACGAATCGGTAGGAGTATAATAGTCATACCAGCAAGGAAGACGTTTTTGTTGAAGCCAGTTTCTTTCAGTGGCCCCTGCAAGCCCTCCcgtgtttttgtgcag GTATCAGGAAACATTGTTGGTCCAGCAAAGAAATCCGATTGGAGTGGTTATCATCTCGATTCATGGCTTTCTTTTTCGATGGTCAACGGTCTTACAGTGAGTGGTAATGGACGAATAGATGGTCAAGGCCCCATGTGGTGGAAAAATGCCTGTGTTGGTAATCCCCCACCA GGTACAACTTGCCATGCTCCAGTT GCattaatgtttaaaagatgCAACAACCTGCGACTCAATGGTTTAACACATATAAACAGTCCACGAGTGCATATCACAGTGACCACTTGTAAAGGTGTCATCTTGTCTAATCTGCACATCATTGCCCCCGAAACAAGCCCAAATACTGATGGCATTAACATAGCTAGCTCCACCAATGTCAATATACGCGACTCCATCATTGGAACAG GTGACGATTGTATTGCTATTAGTGGAGGTTCATCTAATATCAAAATTAGCGGGATCATGTGTGGGCCGGGCCATGGAATTAG CATTGGGGCACTAGGGAAAGGAGGAGTTGATGTGGTAGAAAATATACAGGTTCAAAACTGTACCATGACAAAAACCTTGGCTGGAGTAAGGATCAAATCTTGGCAG GGAGGAAGGGGTTATGCAAGAAAGATTTCATTTAAGGCCATCAAGTTTGATGCAGTGTATAACCCTATCATGATAGATCAATACTATTGTCCCACCCAAAAGGACTGTATAACCTCT ACATCAGCTGTGAAGATAAGCGATATATCGTTCATTGGAATCGCGGGGACATCACAAATGGACAATGTGGTCAATCTAAGTTGCAGTAAAAGTGTGGCATGCACCAATATAGTAATGGATAGTGTGTATATCAGCTCATCAGTAACTCCAAAAAGAAAGGTTTTTGGAACATGTATTAATGCCCATGGAAGAGTTAGCCATGTGAAACCTTCTATTAATTGCCTCAAGCCTTAG
- the LOC122595786 gene encoding probable polygalacturonase At3g15720, whose product MMVLLIVSFCIMFLQVHSITLVLVWLSCMLSCALSSTTNSRVSLASTTIFNVMKYGARGDGRTDDSQAFTNAWKAACNSLPNAKSLLVIPKGRTFMLKPITFGGPCKPSRIFVQVSGNIVGPTQKTDWLGHHYDVWLLFERVNGLTVSGSGRIDGQGPIWWKNACITTHVPGTTCHAPVAMQFKRCNSLRLNGLTHVNSPRVHLTFTTCNGAIVSNLKIIAPETSPNTDGINIETSTNINIRDSIIATGDDCIAIGGGSSNIKISGIMCGPGHGISIGALAGTDVVENVDVRNCTMRKTLTGVRIKSWQGAFGHARKISFTGIKFDAVNNPIIIDQYYCPSIKSCPLSTLATKLSDITFRGISGTSSMDNVINLSCSKTVACTNIVLDSVYIKSAIPGRKVYGTCINAHGRASHVKPSLNCLKP is encoded by the exons atgatggttttgcTAATAGTGAGCTTTTGTATTATGTTCTTGCAGGTTCATTCAATCACCTTGGTTTTGGTCTGGCTATCATGCATGCTCTCATGTGCTTTAAGTTCTACTACTAATTCAAGAGTCAGTCTTGCATCAACCACCATTTTCAACGTGATGAAATATGGTGCTAGAGGAGATGGAAGAACCGACGATTCACAG GCTTTTACAAATGCATGGAAGGCGGCATGCAATTCACTACCAAATGCTAAGAGTTTATTAGTCATACCGAAAGGGAGGACATTCATGTTGAAGCCTATTACTTTTGGTGGTCCATGCAAGCCTTCACGAATCTTCGTTCAG GTATCAGGAAACATTGTTGGCCCAACCCAGAAAACGGACTGGCTTGGCCATCACTATGATGTGTGGCTTTTATTTGAAAGGGTGAATGGTCTAACAGTGAGTGGAAGTGGACGAATAGATGGTCAAGGTCCCATTTGGTGGAAAAATGCCTGCATTACGACTCACGTTCCA GGTACAACTTGTCATGCACCAGTG GCCATGCAATTCAAAAGATGCAATAGCTTGCGACTCAATGGTTTAACACATGTAAACAGCCCACGTGTTCATCTCACTTTTACTACTTGTAATGGTGCCATTGTATCTAATCTAAAAATCATAGCCCCTGAAACAAGCCCGAATACCGATGGCATTAATATAGAGACCTCTACCAATATCAATATACGTGACTCAATCATTGCAACAG GAGACGACTGTATTGCTATTGGTGGAGGTTCATCTAATATCAAAATAAGTGGTATCATGTGCGGGCCAGGCCATGGGATAAG CATTGGAGCCTTAGCAGGAACTGATGTGGTGGAAAATGTAGATGTCCGCAACTGTACCATGAGAAAAACCTTAACTGGAGTAAGGATCAAAAGTTGGCAG GGAGCGTTTGGTCATGCTAGGAAAATCTCATTTACAGGCATCAAGTTTGATGCAGTCAACAACCCGATCATAATTGACCAATACTATTGTCCCAGTATAAAGAGTTGTCCACTCTCT ACATTGGCTACGAAGTTGAGTGACATCACTTTTAGAGGAATATCAGGGACGTCAAGCATGGACAATGTAATAAATCTAAGTTGCAGTAAAACTGTTGCATGCACAAACATTGTGTTGGATAGCGTGTATATTAAGTCAGCAATTCCGGGAAGAAAAGTTTATGGAACCTGTATCAACGCCCATGGAAGAGCTAGCCATGTTAAACCTTCTCTAAATTGCCTAAAACCTTAG
- the LOC122597694 gene encoding embryo-specific protein ATS3B-like, whose translation MMRSSSAVCFIVLCAIIISTTSQAKSIIKTPLSSHQNEKTCSYTVRIVTSCNSVAYTRDQIHLSFGDGYGTQVYAQGLDDPSTRTFERCSEDTFEIYGPCTEDICYIDFYRSGYDGWLPQNVEIYGENMRPVSFEINDWIPGDMWYGVNYC comes from the exons ATGATGAGATCATCGTCAGCTGTGTGTTTTATTGTGTTGTGTGCCATAATAATCTCAACAACATCACAAGCAAAATCAATCATCAAAACACCACTATCTAGTCATCAG aaTGAAAAAACTTGTTCCTACACCGTACGGATCGTAACGAGCTGTAATTCAGTTGCATACACTCGAGACCAAATCCATCTCTCGTTCGGTGATGGGTACGGTACTCAG GTTTACGCACAGGGTCTAGACGACCCGTCAACAAGGACATTTGAACGGTGTTCAGAGGATACGTTTGAGATATACGGTCCGTGTACGGAAGACATATGCTATATAGACTTTTACAGAAGTGGATACGACGGATGGTTACCACAGAATGTAGAGATATATGGTGAGAATATGAGACCGGTTTCTTTTGAGATAAATGATTGGATTCCAGGGGATATGTGGTATGGAGTCAATTACTGTTAG